A single Triticum dicoccoides isolate Atlit2015 ecotype Zavitan chromosome 2A, WEW_v2.0, whole genome shotgun sequence DNA region contains:
- the LOC119354905 gene encoding exocyst complex component EXO70H1-like, producing MTRAGGRSPLAPRRTLPATVVDDTVAAAAILLDKWHPDEDSFGNSLFLDSTPDEVDAFLRAAKDLHRAMLFYASGAATAADALHAGGHGLIHAQELLDTAMRRLQRELQLLLTSLPAVLHFRQDDDDDADDDDEQEDDQSLVDACAHLRVVAEAMMAAGYGKECVSIFKARRRAAVNANLQRLHGFSLSPQHAQVHKLSWEQVDAKIQSWLAGARVAFTSVFSAERELCDRVFVADNEGVGDAVFGAIADDHGTNILAVAEAAVGRARRAPERLFRVLDVHDALTETVLPAIVSAFGEKSEVTSRAVTLVTTKVSEAVRSMVASFEAAIEKEPSKGTVPGGAVHPLTRYVMNYLSFLADYENALAHIYFYQQGVGVGPEQLTDTSSLASGSMGSSSDLSSSSSSSPALSVWSNPIGWLVHVLLRKLDAKAGSYREPALSYLFLANNTHYVAKKVGGGTKLERILGEEWAEAQRAKARGYVDVYVRAAWGSKVLRGGAVEEAVVQMVAMQERWVAADEEMGVALRAAAKEAVVPMYRLFYRRQGAVARLTPGDVITMIDGLFGGRNAVAGDESVAAAGRRRSSQQQQQQEVPVEIRNGKTRRQRVTITD from the coding sequence ATGACGCGCGCCGGCggccggagccccctggcccctcgCCGCACGCTCCCGGCCACCGTCGTCGACGACACCGTCGCGGCGGCCGCCATCCTGCTCGACAAGTGGCACCCGGACGAGGACTCGTTTGGCAACTCGCTCTTCCTCGACTCCACCCCGGACGAGGTCGACGCCTTCCTGCGCGCCGCCAAGGACCTCCACCGAGCCATGCTCTTCTACGCCTctggcgccgccaccgccgccgacgcccTCCACGCCGGGGGGCATGGCCTCATCCACGCGCAGGAGCTCCTCGACACCGCCATGCGGAGGCTCCAGCGCGAGCTCCAGCTGCTCCTCACCTCCCTCCCCGCCGTCCTCCACTTCCgccaagatgatgatgatgatgctgatgatgacgacgagcaAGAGGATGACCAAAGCCTGGTAGACGCCTGTGCTCACCTTCGCGTGGTCGCGGAGGCCATGATGGCCGCCGGGTACGGCAAGGAGTGCGTATCCATCTTCAAGGCGCGCCGACGCGCGGCGGTCAACGCCAACCTGCAGCGCCTGCACGGCTTCTCACTGTCTCCGCAGCACGCGCAGGTCCATAAGCTCTCCTGGGAGCAGGTCGACGCCAAGATACAGTCCTGGCTCGCCGGCGCGCGCGTCGCCTTCACGTCCGTCTTCTCAGCCGAGCGGGAGCTCTGCGACCGCGTCTTCGTCGCCGACAACGAGGGAGTTGGCGACGCGGTGTTCGGAGCCATCGCGGACGATCACGGCACCAACATCCTAGCGGTCGCCGAGGCTGCCGTCGGGCGGGCACGGCGCGCGCCGGAGCGTCTGTTCCGCGTGCTCGACGTCCACGACGCGCTCACCGAGACCGTACTCCCGGCCATCGTCTCCGCGTTCGGGGAAAAGTCGGAGGTCACTTCCCGCGCCGTCACCCTCGTGACGACCAAGGTCAGCGAGGCGGTCCGGAGCATGGTGGCCAGCTTCGAGGCAGCCATCGAGAAAGAGCCGTCCAAGGGCACGGTGCCCGGCGGCGCAGTGCACCCGCTCACCCGCTACGTCATGAACTATCTCAGCTTCCTCGCCGACTACGAGAACGCGCTGGCTCACATATACTTCTACCAGCAAGGAGTCGGAGTAGGACCAGAGCAGTTGACGGACACGTCATCCCTCGCTTCTGGCAGCATGGGCTCGTCGTCGGAtctctcgtcgtcgtcgtcgtcctcgccggCGTTGAGCGTGTGGTCGAACCCCATCGGCTGGCTCGTGCATGTGCTGCTACGGAAGCTGGACGCCAAGGCCGGGAGCTACCGGGAACCGGCGCTGAGCTACCTGTTCCTGGCGAACAacacgcactacgtggccaagaagGTGGGCGGCGGCACGAAGCTGGAGCGGATCCTCGGGGAGGAGTGGGCGGAGGCGCAGAGGGCCAAGGCGCGCGGGTACGTTGACGTGTACGTGCGCGCGGCGTGGGGGAGCAAGGTGCttcgcggcggcgcggtggaggaggcggtggtgcAGATGGTGGCGATGCAAGAGAGGTGGGTGGCGGCGGACGAGGAGATGGGGGTGGCGCTGAGAGCGGCGGCGAAGGAGGCCGTGGTGCCGATGTACAGGCTTTTCTACCGGCGGCAGGGCGCTGTGGCCAGACTGACGCCGGGGGACGTGATCACCATGATAGACGGGCTGTTCGGCGGGCGGAATGCGGTCGCAGGTGACGAGAGCGTCGCCGCAGCTGGTCGCCGGCGGTcgtcacagcagcagcagcagcaagaggtTCCAGTCGAAATCAGAAATGGGAAAACAAGGAGACAGCGCGTCACTATCACTGATTAA